One region of Acropora muricata isolate sample 2 chromosome 13, ASM3666990v1, whole genome shotgun sequence genomic DNA includes:
- the LOC136895076 gene encoding uncharacterized protein has protein sequence MIAMNVAALFLALTTTVCAYPGVPSKIGDLIDKWAPLVKLAKNEPWKPSSVDYFLSQCKLEGCTSGLTSSSLERCDRNSFIVTKDRISCPSCTEPAVLRGQDPSSPNNAVPTYVIYREQNNFLEIAYRMFFPYNRGKRVCVGLYSGCPPCSKIWGVCPCPSGCIGGYSTFGHHVGDWEKVYVRFRKVNSDYQIYSIYLSMHGSAITKQFGGEFLWQGGQFKKGGRTLGMYGGTHAIVYCAAGSHGMWPDTGRHVYMTLPNQDTLIDEASSGVSWHTWKNLKPLQYDSTGQYSGEFKFLGFQGRWGNKKDGCGILGWDILEDLFGECMRNNGPTGPSGWPKV, from the coding sequence ATGATTGCCATGAATGTTGCTGCTCTTTTCCTTGCACTGACTACAACCGTCTGTGCCTACCCTGGCGTACCGAGCAAGATAGGTGACCTGATTGACAAGTGGGCTCCGTTGGTAAAGCTTGCAAAGAATGAACCTTGGAAACCATCAAGTGTTGACTACTTCTTATCTCAGTGTAAGCTGGAAGGATGCACTAGCGGGCTAACAAGCTCGAGCCTCGAGAGGTGCGACAGGAACAGTTTCATCGTTACCAAAGATAGAATTAGTTGCCCTTCCTGCACCGAGCCTGCTGTTCTTCGTGGTCAGGACCCAAGCAGCCCAAATAATGCTGTGCCAACATACGTCATTTATCGAGAGCAGAACAATTTCTTGGAAATCGCCTACCGGATGTTCTTCCCGTACAATCGCGGGAAGCGGGTCTGCGTTGGACTTTATAGTGGATGTCCGCCATGCTCGAAGATTTGGGGCGTGTGTCCTTGTCCATCGGGTTGCATTGGAGGATATTCAACATTTGGGCACCACGTTGGAGACTGGGAGAAAGTTTATGTTCGTTTCCGAAAAGTCAACAGTGACTACCAGATCTACTCCATTTACCTGTCGATGCATGGTAGCGCAATTACAAAACAGTTTGGAGGCGAGTTTCTCTGGCAAGGTGGCCAATTCAAGAAGGGGGGTAGAACGCTAGGCATGTATGGTGGTACTCACGCAATAGTTTACTGTGCCGCGGGTTCACATGGGATGTGGCCGGATACTGGACGACACGTTTACATGACGCTTCCAAACCAAGACACCCTTATAGATGAGGCTAGCAGCGGTGTCAGTTGGCACACTTGGAAAAATTTGAAGCCACTGCAGTACGATTCTACTGGCCAATACAGCGGGGAATTTAAGTTCCTGGGGTTTCAAGGCCGGTGGGGAAACAAGAAAGATGGATGCGGTATCTTAGGCTGGGACATCTTAGAAGATCTCTTCGGTGAGTGTATGCGTAACAACGGCCCAACAGGTCCTTCTGGTTGGCCTAAAGTTTAA